In Bordetella holmesii ATCC 51541, the following proteins share a genomic window:
- a CDS encoding binding--dependent transport system inner membrane component family protein → MLVVAPCPRGHVRHARAGIDAGGAFGAGWVAPHNPFDLVSVELLDALLPPAWDGNGQGKYLLGTDSQGRDLYSAILYGTRVSLLIGVASVALSMLIGVVLGLISGYAGGRIDAFIMRVADVQLSFPAILIALLIDGVARAVVPRDMHEIIAFPVLVGAIALAGWPQYARTVRGSTLVEKNREYVQAARVIGVPSLVIMFRHVLPNVTGPVLVLATVHLATAIITEATLSFLGVGVPPTAPSLGTLIRIGNDFLFSGEWWITIFPGAALVLLVLSVNLVGDWLRDALNPRLN, encoded by the coding sequence GCCATGTGCGCCACGCTCGTGCTGGTATTGATGCTGGTGGGGCTTTTGGGGCGGGTTGGGTCGCGCCTCACAACCCTTTCGATCTGGTTTCCGTGGAGTTGCTCGACGCACTGTTGCCGCCGGCCTGGGACGGTAATGGACAGGGCAAGTACCTGCTGGGCACGGACAGCCAGGGCCGCGATCTGTACTCGGCCATTCTGTACGGCACCCGGGTGTCGCTGCTCATCGGTGTGGCATCGGTGGCGCTGTCCATGCTGATAGGCGTGGTGCTGGGCCTGATTTCGGGTTATGCGGGCGGGCGAATCGATGCGTTCATCATGCGGGTAGCGGATGTGCAACTGTCGTTTCCGGCCATTCTTATCGCGCTCCTGATAGATGGGGTGGCGCGCGCGGTGGTACCGCGCGACATGCACGAGATCATCGCCTTTCCGGTGTTGGTCGGCGCCATCGCATTGGCGGGCTGGCCTCAGTATGCTCGCACGGTGCGGGGCTCCACTTTGGTGGAGAAGAACCGTGAGTACGTACAGGCGGCAAGAGTCATTGGCGTGCCCTCGCTGGTGATCATGTTCCGCCACGTCCTGCCCAATGTCACCGGGCCAGTTCTGGTGCTGGCCACCGTGCATCTGGCTACGGCCATCATCACCGAGGCCACGCTGTCGTTTCTCGGCGTTGGCGTGCCACCGACCGCTCCTTCCCTGGGCACGCTGATACGCATAGGCAACGATTTTCTCTTCTCGGGAGAGTGGTGGATCACCATCTTTCCAGGTGCCGCGTTGGTGTTGCTGGTGCTGTCTGTAAACCTGGTGGGCGATTGGCTGCGCGATGCGCTCAATCCGCGGCTCAACTGA
- a CDS encoding oligopeptide/dipeptide ABC transporter, ATP-binding, C-terminal domain protein — protein MKVNDAARWFDVSAPWLERKLARKPRLMLRAVDGVSFEIARGETLALVGESGCGKSTVARMLVGLYELTRGSITFDGQPLSSMQGRGGRRLRSRLQMIFQDPYASLNPRWRVGRIIAEPLLTHTTMTPAEREQRVAELLDQVGLDPADGSRYPHQFSGGQRQRISIARALAVRPEFLVCDEPTSALDVSVQAQVLNLMKDLQRELGLTYLFISHNLAVVHHVADRVGVMYLGRIVEVASRDALFQKPRHPYTRMLLEAIPDLDGTGEPRTAVAGEVPNPLNPPPGCTFHPRCPHADARCKSEAPQALPAGAGVIVACHAVQEGRLD, from the coding sequence GTGAAAGTCAACGATGCCGCGCGCTGGTTCGATGTATCGGCACCCTGGTTGGAGCGCAAGCTGGCACGCAAGCCCCGCCTCATGCTGCGAGCGGTCGATGGGGTGTCGTTCGAAATTGCGCGTGGCGAGACCTTGGCCTTGGTGGGCGAGTCAGGGTGCGGAAAGTCCACGGTGGCGCGCATGCTGGTCGGCTTGTATGAACTCACCCGCGGCAGCATCACCTTTGACGGCCAGCCGCTTTCCAGCATGCAGGGGCGCGGCGGCCGGAGGTTGCGCAGCCGGCTGCAGATGATCTTCCAGGACCCCTATGCCAGCCTCAACCCGCGCTGGCGCGTGGGCCGGATCATCGCCGAGCCCTTGCTGACTCACACGACGATGACGCCTGCCGAGCGCGAGCAGCGCGTGGCCGAGCTGCTCGACCAGGTCGGTCTGGATCCGGCCGATGGCAGCCGTTATCCCCATCAATTCTCCGGTGGTCAGCGCCAGCGCATCTCGATTGCGCGAGCGTTGGCCGTGCGGCCTGAGTTTCTGGTTTGTGACGAGCCAACCTCTGCGTTGGATGTGTCGGTTCAGGCGCAGGTGCTCAATCTGATGAAAGACCTGCAACGGGAACTGGGCCTGACCTATCTGTTTATTTCACATAACCTGGCGGTAGTCCATCATGTGGCAGACCGGGTGGGGGTGATGTATCTGGGGCGTATCGTCGAAGTGGCCAGTCGCGATGCGCTGTTTCAGAAGCCACGGCATCCCTATACGCGGATGTTGCTGGAAGCGATTCCGGACCTCGACGGTACAGGAGAACCGCGCACCGCCGTCGCAGGCGAGGTGCCCAACCCGCTGAATCCGCCACCAGGCTGCACGTTTCATCCTCGTTGCCCTCATGCCGATGCGCGTTGCAAAAGCGAGGCGCCGCAGGCCTTGCCGGCTGGCGCCGGCGTCATCGTGGCCTGCCATGCCGTCCAGGAGGGGCGGTTGGACTAG
- a CDS encoding oligopeptide/dipeptide ABC transporter, ATP-binding, C-terminal domain protein encodes MSALLRVQHLSVEFPNRRGVLKALDDVSFSIAAGEVLGVVGESGAGKSLTGAAIIGLLEPPGRISAGEILLEGRRIDNLPDEQMRRVRGREIGAVFQDPLTSLNPLYTVGRQLVETIVTHLPLTARQARERAVELLAATGIPAARERIDHYPHQFSGGMRQRVVIALALAAEPKLVVADEPTTALDVSIQAQIIELLKKLCREQGTAVMLITHDMGVIAETADRVAVMYAGRLAEIGPVADVIHRPQHPYTAGLMGSIPKLHGGAGRLVQIDGSMPRLNAIPPGCAFNPRCARRVERCGRDRPELVAAGASRAACWLLEQEGRA; translated from the coding sequence ATGAGTGCATTGTTGCGAGTCCAGCATCTGTCGGTGGAGTTTCCCAACCGGCGCGGGGTACTCAAGGCGCTGGACGACGTTTCGTTTTCCATCGCTGCGGGCGAGGTCTTGGGCGTGGTAGGAGAGTCGGGCGCGGGCAAGTCCTTGACGGGCGCGGCCATCATCGGCTTGCTCGAACCGCCCGGGCGCATCAGCGCGGGCGAGATCCTGCTCGAAGGCAGACGTATCGACAACTTGCCCGACGAGCAGATGCGCCGCGTGCGAGGCAGAGAGATCGGGGCGGTGTTCCAGGATCCGCTGACGTCGTTGAACCCTCTCTATACCGTAGGCCGGCAGTTGGTCGAGACCATCGTCACGCATCTGCCGCTGACGGCACGGCAGGCGCGCGAGCGAGCTGTCGAGTTGCTGGCGGCCACGGGCATTCCTGCCGCCCGCGAGCGCATCGACCACTATCCGCACCAGTTTTCCGGGGGCATGCGTCAACGGGTCGTGATTGCACTGGCGCTGGCCGCCGAGCCCAAGTTGGTGGTGGCCGATGAACCCACCACCGCGTTGGATGTCTCGATTCAGGCGCAGATCATCGAGCTCTTGAAGAAGCTTTGCCGCGAACAGGGCACTGCCGTCATGTTGATCACCCATGATATGGGCGTGATCGCGGAGACCGCGGATCGCGTGGCCGTGATGTACGCGGGACGGCTGGCCGAGATCGGGCCTGTGGCCGATGTCATCCATCGGCCTCAACATCCCTATACCGCTGGCCTGATGGGTTCCATCCCCAAACTGCATGGCGGGGCGGGGCGCCTGGTTCAGATCGATGGCAGCATGCCTCGCCTCAACGCCATCCCGCCTGGCTGTGCGTTCAATCCGCGCTGCGCTCGGCGTGTCGAGCGCTGTGGCCGCGACCGGCCGGAACTGGTGGCCGCAGGGGCCTCGCGCGCAGCCTGTTGGCTGTTGGAGCAGGAGGGCCGGGCATGA